In the Dysidea avara chromosome 14, odDysAvar1.4, whole genome shotgun sequence genome, ATGACACTGAGTTATTGGAACATGCTATTAAAATACGAAAAAGAAATTTTTTCAGAGTGTTGTTTATGCAGTTCTTATAGTCATTGAATTagaattatcattatcattatcaatgAAGTGTATGTTGTAGTACATAAAAATGTAGTCATCACAGAAACAGTAATAACATAGATACCACTCTGATTTAGCACGGGGCGCGGTGGGCAAGGATCACGTGGTGCAGATAAACAGAAAATGGCAGCTACTCATACTAAGTGCAGAGGGAAGTATCCGGGTGACGTGGACAGGTTTGCAGTACCAGACGATAAAGTTAGCTGGTCTGTTGAGTGGCCGGAGTATAAGCCCGTAGATTACACTGCTCCCGTAGTTGAAAAAGGACCAGTATGGGCGGACGTGGATTTCAGGTACTTGAAAGCAATTTGAGCgaatactgtagctgaaacacCGCATATATGCACCTTTCCCTGGCCGGGTAGGGCAGAGCTATGACCACAGACCTCTATGCTATGACAAAGCCCCCACGTACCctttatgcacttgtcaatttcacgcttccccccccccccccggggatacaggggatttgacaaatcgtggtgtcaaattccccactagtggggcaaaatcggctgtcaaatccccactatgtcccctcccccatagtaggggatttgacaattacctcaaggatgactaagcgcatgcatatttcatgcatgcaactagtaataaacctgccctgtagctagtaaaattatatcaagtgtgattttattgtttagaaatgcaactaccgaaaattggtcagtgaattggacaactgtcaattgccccaggggtggggacaagaagcaatgttgaatccccacctggggtgtggggacgcccgggggtggggcatgaaattgacaagtgcattaataGTGCACCAATCAACCCCCTCCAGCAGCAAAATTCCTTGGTACTCACATTTCCTATGGATGCTATAGCGGCATAACTATACTACAGTATCTGTGATGGTGGCCAATGACCCACACCTGGGGACCATTTGTTGGTAAATAGATGATATGCACACTATTACTcaaacgaaaaatgatcaattaagcgaaGACGCGCAAAACTCGACGGTGACTTACAACTGGAAGTTCCATACAAAAATACAGggagcaaatgcggctcgagcaataactcaccactcaagctaaggacaggccatctcgcttgccatGCACTTCTTTCCGTgcaaaagaagtgtatggcaagtgagatggcctgtccttagctcgagtggtgagttattgctcgagccgcatttgcttctcatacttttgtatgggacttccgaTTGTAAGTCACCATCGAGTTTTGTGCCatctacgcttaattgatcattctATTATGGTACGCATATGGTCTATTCCCCTGTTTAGGGTGTTGGACTCTCTCATATCCCTAAATCTGTACCGGCTTATCCAAAGTTGTCCCTGggttattatttttaaaacacGGGCATCTTGTCACCATGCAAATACAAGCTTTAACATGTTTACATCGATATCACTGGATATGCCAATGATTATTGCACACACTACATCCCTATCCACACATACTCACTATAacatagcctgtacaaataaTATAATAGTGGCCTTTAACTTTGTGGTGAGCACAATCCTGTTATGGATGTGTCAATGATTATTGTACCTACCCTCTCCACTGCTTATTTTCTTGGAAAGGTGGGTACATAATTGTAAGCTTGCTGTGGTAGTTGATAATTATATCCTGATTATGTAGGAAGGTCAAACCAGATGTCCCTCCAAAATACAACGAAGTAGATGGTAAGGTTAACAGAAAGAGTTTCACCGGCAACTACAGTATAGATGAGACCGGAGTACCAAGGTACACAATAGGTGTGTCATCTACACCATGCTGAATGATTTGTGATCTATTCCAGGAACCCTATTGGAAGGACTGGTATGGTTGGTAGAGGGTTACTAGGGAGATGGGGTCCTAACCATGCTGCTGATCCTATTGTCACCAGGTATATAGGGACCATGTGTACAAGTAGTAGTGATACACCGATTATTACTTACCTGATGTTATCGTTTTCATAACAATAAGACAAATATAAAGTTTTAAAATGGCAATTTCATGTGTAAACATAAACATCAGATcaattatcggtatcggccattatGTGAATTCAATAGTGGATAATCGGTAAAATTtcttatcggtgcatcactaacatgtagtgtgtgtataagTGGAAATATTGGCAATTAAAAGAATTGGCATTTTGAGACGAAACACTTCAGTTTATTATAgtgttattaattttgtgaatCCTTTAAGCTAGTGCACACATTTTGCAGCATTGGAGTGCACATGATCCTGGTTTTAGTTGCATGAATAGTGAATACATATACTCAGTTGATCCTGTGTTCAAGATTTCCATCATCCATGTGTAAATGATAGATGATAGAACTACTCATGTTTAGAACAGAGGATGAAAATGCCAGCAACTCCTACATGGTCATGCAGGAATGGAAAGCATGTTCGAGGGCATGTCATTCCACTTTGCAAATGCTTGACACCTCATGCTTCAGATAAATGCTTTGCAGCATTAGTAGTAGCACTATTTTCCAAGCCATACTTGCCTATTTCAGCATGCTGCTCAAGTAACTGTGAGTTGGGTATCATTTTTAAATTCGCTATGATATATGTAGATAATACGGTATAGAAGATTCGGGTTGTGAAATATTCAGTCAGTGGTGTAGCAGGTGTGCACAACAACAGTCCTCTTTCTTGTTAAAGGTAGAGCAAGGTTTCGTGTCAGGCAGCTAGCTTGTATAAGATTCACTGTAACAGATATGGAAATTGTTTTTTCCCAATGCTAAACACACATGCTACATCATACATATGCAGGTACACAGTGCATGGATATTCTCCCAATTTAAAGATATAACATGCGCAATTCTGCTGTTTGTGGACAATAGCACATGACATATTACTTTAATGTTTACTTTTAGATGGAAACGAGATTCATCTGGAGCCATAGTGACCAAAAATGACAAGCCCATTCTAGAGTTTGTGGCCATCAAGAGAAAGGACTGTGGTGAATGGGCTATTCCAGGGGtaattttgtttgtaattttttttcattatcaagttacagcTCACTACTTGAGAAAAATAATTTAGTTCCTGTCACTAAGATGTAGCCGTACATATGCTGTTGGTATTCCATTGTTTTAGGGCATGGTTGACCCAGGAGATACTGTATCGGCAACACTGAAAAAGGAGTTTGGAGAGGAAGCCATGAACTCTCTTGAAGCTAGCCCTGAGGAGAAGAAGAAGATTGAGGAGCAAGTTCACCAACTATTTTCACATGGTAAAGAGGTATGTGCACCACTGCTCATCACCAATAATCTAATGACCAAGACTATAGCTGTGACCTTTCAAGTGGTGCATAACATATAACATGATTGTTGTGTAGGTGTAATTGTACGCACTACTGTTTACTGTAGGTGTATGCTGGATATGTGGATGATCCCAGAAACACTGACAATGCATGGATGGAGACAGTGGCAGTGAACTTCCATGATGAGACTGGAGAGGCATTTGGCAAAGTCAAGCTGTGTGCTGGTGATGATGCTGGAGCTGTGGCATGGAAGGAACTGACATCTTCCCTGGCACTTTACGCCAGTCATACAACATTCACTGGCAAAGTTGTAGAGCTCAGGAACGCTACCTTCTAACGTTTATTACTCAATCAGTACGGTGCACGCTAGATTACCATGTATCGTAAATTattttccaatttttaaaaaagaaTTCTAAATGCAAGTATCTATTGAGTTGTAGCATATCGGCGGTACTCGTAAATAAGCGCAGGCGTGGGAAGTTCGCTTGATGAAAGCTTCAGGATTACTCCGCATGGCTATTGCTCAAACACACGCTAAGTGCAGAGGAGATTACTCTGGCGGTGTGACTCGCTTTCCAGTACCAGACGATAAAGTCAGCTGGTCCGTTAACTGGCCAGAGTACAAACCAGTGGACTACACTGCTCCTGCAGTAGAGAGAGGGTCAGCACGTACAGACACGGATTTCAGGTGCGTGAAGATATAGCTGACTTAGTCTAAAAATCCAAAGTTCAATGCTCATGCTGCAGTTTCCTTGAACAACTTCGTGGCAAAACTTTTCAAAAAATATAGTCTGGCGGGGAGTTTAGTCCAAGAGGCAAGCCTTAGTCACTTTCTGAAGTTTAGTGTTACACCAACTCTAAGTTTGTACAAATGTTTTTCAGCAGCGAAATCAATAATAATTACTTGATCCCAAGATCAAAAAGTTACATCAAGTACTGGGCAATCAAAGCAATAATATAAAGCTGGTGTAGCTAAAATGTCAATGGATCAAGTATTGTTTTAGCTCAGGTCAAGGTAATATCAGCCAATAAAATGCCTTGGTCCTGGTCACCATGTATGTTATGAAAGTGACTACTCCTTATATGGTCTTACCTCATAAAGATTTAAGGCCTGTAGTACACTACAAGTAGCACGGGTATCCCTGGGAGATATTGTGTTCTTGTTACAGGAAAATCAAACCGGATGTGGCTCCTAGATTCAATGAAATTGATGGCAAAGTTGACAGGAGAAGTTACTGTGGAACATATACCATCGAAACAAATGGAGTACCAAGGTCTGTATGATATTGTAATGGACCTTATTCACTGATATAAAAATGGTCATTATGGTGCTGCATGGAATTTCATTGTTATTACAGGTACACTATAaggcctgttacacctgatcaacaggtacaaaatacaacaataactaGTCACCAATGTATATATTGTTAATC is a window encoding:
- the LOC136244169 gene encoding ADP-ribose pyrophosphatase, mitochondrial-like — its product is MAATHTKCRGKYPGDVDRFAVPDDKVSWSVEWPEYKPVDYTAPVVEKGPVWADVDFRKVKPDVPPKYNEVDGKVNRKSFTGNYSIDETGVPRNPIGRTGMVGRGLLGRWGPNHAADPIVTRWKRDSSGAIVTKNDKPILEFVAIKRKDCGEWAIPGGMVDPGDTVSATLKKEFGEEAMNSLEASPEEKKKIEEQVHQLFSHGKEVYAGYVDDPRNTDNAWMETVAVNFHDETGEAFGKVKLCAGDDAGAVAWKELTSSLALYASHTTFTGKVVELRNATF